A single window of Crassostrea angulata isolate pt1a10 chromosome 8, ASM2561291v2, whole genome shotgun sequence DNA harbors:
- the LOC128159323 gene encoding uncharacterized protein LOC128159323, producing MPFPSEENIWFLKLSALILNTGGFIMTHALKEKIKAEQPTFPDFLNNKKHDVFHLFFKHLCCLCLPHANNRQYGQVRSTYQWELLYVKNEARKCRNRKKNCCCVYDIKPNVNEDDLDISLKICLLVNLFQLSGQEKQNLEKLRKQRNTYFGHATKASINESDYIHTFDDVAFVLKSIAFPYGTSLHNQICKDIDEIKDDPMLKMGYQMIINWIKQSDGPHARVIQGDFEKAITKVMDEIKKYQMEETGEKKPKGHLNLQDSDEMLRKKVEKKLSEIKFHSVHGVNQKKKTRSSLSTSFSLPKRTKDGPIKRAISGDEPEYVNNIHSLKPDEMILLLAIIKACKTRSKRSFENKMAEIPEQCQFLLAKDERGYRVIHYASERMDNSIPFLEVLINHGANLADKTSDGMTVLHIACKNGNVKLCQFCLSKEPDLLNIEDCNGWNAMLFASFYGNKSVISFLRKNYREVCITSGTNSVNILHLACLSGNSSLYIELQKTYPEITREKDNEGRIIAHYAVRGGNKKILKMLITSKWVSEELKVSIYPRNILHIACLYSDRRIVNLIISEYPFMLHEADNEGYNAAHYAAFGGNVSVMRLLMEYLNDKVQQYSINCNNNINILQTACIYRKTEMWKFIAQKLPKLVLERDDNGWLIQHVAARCGNIDVLKIIVEDKYVEDITPKDQNGRTILHIASLYGKFNVCEYLVSKFPDLIKERDEYGCPACVLAARGGNLKAFKLLHEISNSFLTNEDKKNMYDAAKLSNNEEIIRLTRDSYQDNNLTEAIQDLTVGDVEEITFSLEKESDDRLSTCSGDSESMF from the exons ATGCCGTTTCCATCGGAAGAGAACATCTGGTTTTTAAAACTCAGTGCTTTGATTTTAAATACTGGAGGCTTTATCATGACACACGCAttgaaggaaaaaataaaagctgAACAACCTACGTTTCCAGattttctaaataataaaaaacatgacGTGTTTCATCTTTTCTTCAAACATTTGTGTTGTTTGTGTCTACCTCACGCAAATAATCGGCAGTATGGGCAAGTAAGGTCAACCTACCAGTGGGAGTTactatatgtaaaaaatgaagcAAGGAAATGTcgcaatagaaaaaaaaattgctgctGCGTATATGACATAAAACCTAATGTGAACGAAGATGATCTggatatatctttaaaaatttgtttgcttgttaatttatttcaactttCTGGGCAAGAAAAACAGAATCTTGAAAAGCTTCGCAAGCAGAGAAACACTTACTTTGGTCATGCAACCAAAGCAAGCATAAATGAATCTGattatattcatacatttgaTGACGTggcttttgttttaaaaagcattGCATTTCCTTATGGAACATCATTACATAATCAAATATGCAAAGACATCGACGAAATTAAGGATGATCCCATGCTTAAAATGGGTTATCAGATGATAATTAATTGGATCAAACAATCGGACGGACCCCATGCACGTGTGATTCAGGgagattttgaaaaagcaatAACAAAAGTAATGGACGAAATCAAAAAG TATCAAATGGAGGAAACAGGAGAAAAGAAACCAAAAG gtcatttaaatctccaAGACAGCGATGAAATGCTACGAAAGAAAGTAGAAAAGAAATTAAGTG aaattaaattccATTCTGTCCATGGtgtaaatcaaaagaaaaagacTAGGTCGTCTTTGTCAACAAGCTTTTCCTTACCAAAAAGAACCAAAGATGGACCCATTAAAAGAG CGATATCTGGTGATGAACCTGAATATGTGAACAACATTCATTCCTTAAAACCAGACGAGATGATCCTTTTGTTGGCAATAATAAAAGCGTGTAAAACTAGAAGTAAACgatcatttgaaaataaaatggcaGAAATACCTGAACAATGTCAGTTTTTGCTTGCCAAAGATGAAAGAGGGTATCGTGTAATACATTATGCTTCTGAGAGAATGGATAATTCAATTCCTTTTCTGGAAGTTTTAATCAACCATGGTGCAAATCTTGCGGACAAAACTTCAGACGGAATGACGGTTTTACACATCGCTTGCAAAAATGGTAACGTTAAGCTCTGTCAATTTTGTTTGTCGAAAGAACCTGATCTGCTCAACATTGAAGACTGCAATGGATGGAATGCGATGTTGTTTGCCTCATTTTACGGAAATAAATCGGTCAtatcatttttaagaaaaaactaTAGAGAGGTATGCATTACATCAGGCACAAATTCCGTCAACATCCTCCATTTAGCATGTTTAAGTGGAAACAGTAGCCTTTATATAGAACTTCAGAAAACATATCCTGAGATTACACGCGAAAAAGATAACGAAGGAAGAATTATCGCGCACTATGCAGTACGtggaggaaataaaaaaatcttaaagatGCTTATTACTTCTAAATGGGTGTCAGAAGAGTTAAAAGTATCAATATACCCCAGAAATATTTTGCACATTGCTTGTCTGTATAGTGACAGGAGAATTGTCAATCTTATAATTTCCGAATATCCATTCATGCTCCATGAAGCCGACAATGAAGGCTATAATGCTGCTCATTATGCAGCGTTTGGGGGAAATGTATCAGTGATGCGTCTTCTAATGGAATATCTGAATGACAAGGTACAGCAGTACAGTATTAACTGTAACAACAACatcaatattttacaaacaGCTTGTATTTATAGAAAAACGGAGATGTGGAAATTCATTGCACAGAAGTTACCAAAACTCGTTTTGGAAAGAGATGATAATGGTTGGTTAATACAACATGTGGCAGCAAGATGTGGTAATAttgatgttttgaaaattatcgTAGAAGACAAATATGTGGAAGACATAACTCCCAAAGACCAAAATGGAAGAACAATTTTACACATTGCCAGTCTCTATGGGAAATTCAATGTATGTGAGTACCTTGTGTCCAAATTTCCTGACTTGATTAAAGAAAGAGATGAATATGGTTGTCCGGCCTGTGTTCTAGCTGCAAGGGGAGGTAATCTGAAAGCTTTTAAGCTGCTTCATGAAATATCCAACTCATTTCTCACCAACGAAGACAAAAAGAACATGTATGATGCTGCAAAACTATCaaataatgaagaaattatAAGGCTCACAAGAGATAGTTATCAAGACAACAACTTGACGGAAGCCATTCAGGACCTAACTGTCGGTGATGTTGAAGAAATTACATTTAGCCTGGAGAAGGAATCAGATGACAGACTGAGTACATGTAGTGGCGATAGCGAAAGCATGTtctaa